The following coding sequences lie in one Spinacia oleracea cultivar Varoflay chromosome 1, BTI_SOV_V1, whole genome shotgun sequence genomic window:
- the LOC110776331 gene encoding putative disease resistance protein RGA3 isoform X3 → MAEAVLFNIAQQLLNNMSSAAIEEVASAWGYKTQLVKLKNTINTIRDVLLDAEQKQPNSHAIRGWLQRLRVAVYDADDLFDEITSLTTQKDVCLFFSKINQLHFGSTIARKIKHIRENLDDIAKDGMTFGFRLRVDEEGAMGRKKREQSYSYVREEDIVGRDSDKVAILGMLLSCNVEEVVSVIPVVGIGGLGKTTLAQLVYNYEKVEDHFELRLWVCVSDVFDIKVIVEKILASTTYVKPGDLDMEQLQRQLRNCIGGKRYFLVLDDVWNEDREEWLKLRALLFCGGPGSKILVTTRSRQVASIMATGSCYDLRHLSEAESWFLFGKMAFEPGQESKDPKLVEVGKQIVRKCANVPLAIRTVGGLLYARDQKRWLAFKDNELAKITETENSIMPILKLSYDHLQSSLKHCFAYCALFPKDYELQKERLISLWIAGGFVVPSCERQSLEDAGEECFMDLIQRCFFQDLTKDTLGNIKSCRIHDLMHDLALLEAGRESIIFTSDTKQAKFGTRIRKSVSDQLVSNFRRLRVLDLHGLGIENLSNSIGGLIHLRYLDISFKSHIKTLPNSISKLQNLQVLRLSKCYRLRKLPTDIKRLINLRCLEVDDCDALAHMPTGMGRLTALRKLNQFVVGSPTAAFHLERCAQLRDLSSLNNISGDLQILLQGKWKAALSEAKDAKLYKKLHITKLVLDFFEANRIYHEPLLEGLQPSPNVKILAITYYAGQSFPSWARLDKLNSFLPSLVEINISNCNRSQCLPFFSQLLCLKRLHITYAHSVEYMENTGLSLSASPVLFFPSLEELTLDRMGNLRGWWKQAEGIHDYVDVTAASYNHQDNQVLPCFPRLCKLHLQNCAKLREMPLFPHVEELKLVNVDENLSLRKAVETFTTVPLSLLSSRLKTLEIDNVDHFISLPKEHLQNLSCLGLWQCSKLVDLSGLGEGLRNLPSLRILTFFHCDQLTSLCGGLQHLTSLQELLIRKCKELNMLDEEEKDGMPWKALKALRCLRLRYIPKMVSLPFGLQHVTSLRFLEIVGCDGLTTLPGWISSFSLLQWLSIRECSKLMELPEGFIHLSKLKELEITACPRLTRRCRRPRGEDWLKIQHIPSIIVRESHWDNA, encoded by the exons ATGGCAGAAGCTGTATTATTCAACATTGCCCAACAGCTATTGAACAACATGAGTTCAGCAGCCATTGAAGAGGTTGCATCTGCTTGGGGCTACAAAACCCAGCTTGTGAAACTCAAGAATACAATAAACACCATCAGAGACGTGCTCTTAGATGCTGAACAAAAACAACCCAACAGCCATGCTATTCGAGGTTGGTTGCAGAGGCTTCGCGTCGCGGTGTATGATGCAGATGACCTGTTCGACGAAATTACCAGCTTAACTACCCAAAAAGATGTATGTCTCTTCTTCTCTAAAATCAACCAGCTTCATTTTGGTAGTACAATAGCTAGGAAAATTAAACACATTAGGGAAAATTTAGATGATATTGCAAAAGATGGTATGACTTTCGGGTTTAGGTTGCGTGTTGACGAGGAAGGAGCAATGGGTAGGAAAAAACGTGAGCAGAGTTATTCTTATGTACGGGAGGAGGATATTGTAGGAAGGGATAGTGATAAAGTTGCTATCTTGGGTATGTTGTTGAGTTGTAATGTTGAAGAGGTTGTTTCAGTTATTCCTGTAGTTGGGATTGGAGGACTTGGGAAGACTACTCTGGCTCAGTTGGTGTATAATTATGAGAAAGTCGAAGATCATTTCGAGCTTCGATTGTGGGTTTGTGTATCTGATGTTTTTGACATTAAAGTTATTGTGGAGAAGATTTTAGCTTCTACTACTTATGTGAAGCCTGGTGATTTAGATATGGAGCAACTGCAAAGGCAGCTTAGGAATTGCATTGGTGGGAAGAGGTATTTTCTTGTTCTGGATGATGTGTGGAATGAGGATCGCGAAGAATGGCTTAAGTTGAGAGCTTTATTGTTTTGTGGTGGACCGGGAAGTAAGATTTTGGTGACCACGCGATCCAGGCAGGTGGCTAGCATCATGGCGACAGGGTCATGTTATGATTTAAGGCATCTTTCAGAAGCTGAATCTTGGTTTCTTTTTGGTAAAATGGCATTTGAACCCGGTCAAGAGAGTAAAGATCCAAAGTTGGTCGAAGTAGGGAAGCAAATTGTAAGGAAGTGTGCCAATGTTCCACTTGCTATAAGAACTGTTGGGGGGCTTCTATATGCCAGAGATCAGAAAAGGTGGTTAGCTTTCAAGGATAATGAATTAGCAAAAATAACAGAAACTGAAAATAGCATCATGCCTATTTTAAAGCTTAGTTATGATCATCTTCAATCATCACTTAAGCATTGCTTTGCTTATTGTGCTTTGTTCCCCAAGGACTATGAATTACAGAAGGAGAGACTGATTAGTCTCTGGATTGCTGGAGGTTTTGTTGTACCGTCGTGTGAAAGACAGAGTCTGGAAGATGCTGGCGAGGAGTGTTTCATGGATTTGATACAAAGATGCTtttttcaagatttaacaaaagATACACTAGGAAATATCAAGAGTTGCAGAATTCATGACTTGATGCATGATTTAGCCCTTCTAGAGGCGGGCAGAGAGAGCATAATCTTCACCTCTGATACAA AGCAAGCAAAATTTGGGACAAGAATTAGGAAGTCAGTGTCTGATCAATTAGTTTCAAACTTTAGACGCTTGCGAGTGTTGGATCTACATGGGCTAGGGATTGAAAATCTGTCAAACTCTATAGGGGGTCTCATTCATTTAAGGTACCTAGATATATCCTTCAAGTCACACATCAAAACACTTCCAAATTCTATTAGTAAGTTGCAAAACTTGCAGGTATTAAGACTTTCAAAGTGCTATAGGCTGAGGAAGTTGCCCACAGATATCAAAAGGTTGATTAATCTTAGGTGCCTTGAGGTTGATGATTGTGATGCATTGGCTCACATGCCAACTGGAATGGGGAGATTGACTGCACTCCGTAAGCTTAATCAGTTTGTAGTTGGCAGTCCCACTGCTGCTTTTCATCTTGAACGATGTGCTCAGCTAAGGGATTTGAGTTCTCTCAACAATATTTCAGGAGATTTGCAGATTCTGCTTCAGGGAAAATGGAAAGCTGCTCTTTCAGAGGCCAAGGATGCAAAGTTGTATAAAAAGTTGCATATTACAAAGTTGGTATTAGATTTTTTTGAAGCAAACCGCATCTACCATGAACCATTGCTTGAAGGCCTCCAACCAAGTCCAAATGTTAAAATTCTTGCTATCACATATTATGCAGGTCAGAGTTTTCCAAGTTGGGCTAGATTGGATAAGCTTAATTCCTTCCTACCAAGTCTCGTGGAAATTAACATAAGCAATTGTAATAGAAGCCAGTGTCTCCCGTTTTTCAGCCAACTTCTCTGTCTCAAACGTTTACATATTACCTATGCACACAGTGTAGAGTACATGGAGAATACAGGGTTGTCTCTATCTGCATCACCCGTGCTGTTTTTCCCATCCCTTGAAGAATTAACACTTGATAGGATGGGTAATTTAAGGGGATGGTGGAAGCAAGCTGAAGGAATTCATGATTATGTTGATGTGACAGCAGCATCATATAATCATCAAGATAATCAAGTGTTGCCATGTTTCCCTCGACTTTGTAAGCTACACCTACAAAACTGTGCTAAGTTGAGAGAGATGCCTCTTTTTCCTCACGTTGAAGAACTGAAGTTGGTGAATGTTGATGAGAACTTGTCATTAAGGAAAGCAGTTGAGACTTTTACTACAGTGCCCTTGTCGTTGTTATCCTCGAGACTGAAAACTCTGGAGATAGACAACGTAGATCATTTCATATCTCTACCAAAGGAGCATCTTCAGAACCTCTCGTGTTTGGGGCTGTGGCAGTGTTCTAAGCTCGTGGATCTGTCCGGACTTGGAGAAGGATTGAGGAATCTACCTTCACTTAGAATTCTTACATTCTTTCACTGTGATCAGTTAACATCTCTATGTGGAGGTTTACAACATCTCACATCTCTTCAGGAATTGCTAATTCGAAAATGCAAGGAGCTGAACATGCTAGATGAAGAGGAAAAGGATGGCATGCCATGGAAAGCTCTAAAGGCCCTTCGTTGTCTGAGACTTCGATACATCCCAAAGATGGTTTCTCTTCCGTTTGGCCTTCAACATGTCACATCTCTTCGGTTCCTAGAGATTGTCGGTTGTGATGGTTTAACAACCCTCCCAGGTTGGATTAGCAGTTTCTCGTTGCTTCAATGGTTGAGCATCAGAGAATGTTCCAAATTAATGGAGTTGCCAGAAGGTTTCATACATCTTAGCAAGTTAAAGGAACTTGAGATTACTGCATGTCCAAGATTGACCAGAAGGTGCCGAAGGCCCCGTGGTGAGGATTGGCTCAAGATACAACACATTCCCTCTATTATAGTCCGGGAGAGTCACTGGGATAATGCTTAA
- the LOC110776331 gene encoding putative disease resistance protein RGA3 isoform X2 — MAEAVLFNIAQQLLNNMSSAAIEEVASAWGYKTQLVKLKNTINTIRDVLLDAEQKQPNSHAIRGWLQRLRVAVYDADDLFDEITSLTTQKDVCLFFSKINQLHFGSTIARKIKHIRENLDDIAKDGMTFGFRLRVDEEGAMGRKKREQSYSYVREEDIVGRDSDKVAILGMLLSCNVEEVVSVIPVVGIGGLGKTTLAQLVYNYEKVEDHFELRLWVCVSDVFDIKVIVEKILASTTYVKPGDLDMEQLQRQLRNCIGGKRYFLVLDDVWNEDREEWLKLRALLFCGGPGSKILVTTRSRQVASIMATGSCYDLRHLSEAESWFLFGKMAFEPGQESKDPKLVEVGKQIVRKCANVPLAIRTVGGLLYARDQKRWLAFKDNELAKITETENSIMPILKLSYDHLQSSLKHCFAYCALFPKDYELQKERLISLWIAGGFVVPSCERQSLEDAGEECFMDLIQRCFFQDLTKDTLGNIKSCRIHDLMHDLALLEAGRESIIFTSDTSNLNQNTHHLSSGFNLTSSWEIPSCLLELNRLRTFLLPEQAKFGTRIRKSVSDQLVSNFRRLRVLDLHGLGIENLSNSIGGLIHLRLSKCYRLRKLPTDIKRLINLRCLEVDDCDALAHMPTGMGRLTALRKLNQFVVGSPTAAFHLERCAQLRDLSSLNNISGDLQILLQGKWKAALSEAKDAKLYKKLHITKLVLDFFEANRIYHEPLLEGLQPSPNVKILAITYYAGQSFPSWARLDKLNSFLPSLVEINISNCNRSQCLPFFSQLLCLKRLHITYAHSVEYMENTGLSLSASPVLFFPSLEELTLDRMGNLRGWWKQAEGIHDYVDVTAASYNHQDNQVLPCFPRLCKLHLQNCAKLREMPLFPHVEELKLVNVDENLSLRKAVETFTTVPLSLLSSRLKTLEIDNVDHFISLPKEHLQNLSCLGLWQCSKLVDLSGLGEGLRNLPSLRILTFFHCDQLTSLCGGLQHLTSLQELLIRKCKELNMLDEEEKDGMPWKALKALRCLRLRYIPKMVSLPFGLQHVTSLRFLEIVGCDGLTTLPGWISSFSLLQWLSIRECSKLMELPEGFIHLSKLKELEITACPRLTRRCRRPRGEDWLKIQHIPSIIVRESHWDNA; from the exons ATGGCAGAAGCTGTATTATTCAACATTGCCCAACAGCTATTGAACAACATGAGTTCAGCAGCCATTGAAGAGGTTGCATCTGCTTGGGGCTACAAAACCCAGCTTGTGAAACTCAAGAATACAATAAACACCATCAGAGACGTGCTCTTAGATGCTGAACAAAAACAACCCAACAGCCATGCTATTCGAGGTTGGTTGCAGAGGCTTCGCGTCGCGGTGTATGATGCAGATGACCTGTTCGACGAAATTACCAGCTTAACTACCCAAAAAGATGTATGTCTCTTCTTCTCTAAAATCAACCAGCTTCATTTTGGTAGTACAATAGCTAGGAAAATTAAACACATTAGGGAAAATTTAGATGATATTGCAAAAGATGGTATGACTTTCGGGTTTAGGTTGCGTGTTGACGAGGAAGGAGCAATGGGTAGGAAAAAACGTGAGCAGAGTTATTCTTATGTACGGGAGGAGGATATTGTAGGAAGGGATAGTGATAAAGTTGCTATCTTGGGTATGTTGTTGAGTTGTAATGTTGAAGAGGTTGTTTCAGTTATTCCTGTAGTTGGGATTGGAGGACTTGGGAAGACTACTCTGGCTCAGTTGGTGTATAATTATGAGAAAGTCGAAGATCATTTCGAGCTTCGATTGTGGGTTTGTGTATCTGATGTTTTTGACATTAAAGTTATTGTGGAGAAGATTTTAGCTTCTACTACTTATGTGAAGCCTGGTGATTTAGATATGGAGCAACTGCAAAGGCAGCTTAGGAATTGCATTGGTGGGAAGAGGTATTTTCTTGTTCTGGATGATGTGTGGAATGAGGATCGCGAAGAATGGCTTAAGTTGAGAGCTTTATTGTTTTGTGGTGGACCGGGAAGTAAGATTTTGGTGACCACGCGATCCAGGCAGGTGGCTAGCATCATGGCGACAGGGTCATGTTATGATTTAAGGCATCTTTCAGAAGCTGAATCTTGGTTTCTTTTTGGTAAAATGGCATTTGAACCCGGTCAAGAGAGTAAAGATCCAAAGTTGGTCGAAGTAGGGAAGCAAATTGTAAGGAAGTGTGCCAATGTTCCACTTGCTATAAGAACTGTTGGGGGGCTTCTATATGCCAGAGATCAGAAAAGGTGGTTAGCTTTCAAGGATAATGAATTAGCAAAAATAACAGAAACTGAAAATAGCATCATGCCTATTTTAAAGCTTAGTTATGATCATCTTCAATCATCACTTAAGCATTGCTTTGCTTATTGTGCTTTGTTCCCCAAGGACTATGAATTACAGAAGGAGAGACTGATTAGTCTCTGGATTGCTGGAGGTTTTGTTGTACCGTCGTGTGAAAGACAGAGTCTGGAAGATGCTGGCGAGGAGTGTTTCATGGATTTGATACAAAGATGCTtttttcaagatttaacaaaagATACACTAGGAAATATCAAGAGTTGCAGAATTCATGACTTGATGCATGATTTAGCCCTTCTAGAGGCGGGCAGAGAGAGCATAATCTTCACCTCTGATACAAGTAATTTGAATCAAAATACTCATCATTTATCTTCAGGGTTTAATTTGACATCATCATGGGAAATTCCAAGTTGTTTGCTAGAATTGAACCGTTTACGTACTTTTCTTTTGCCAGAGCAAGCAAAATTTGGGACAAGAATTAGGAAGTCAGTGTCTGATCAATTAGTTTCAAACTTTAGACGCTTGCGAGTGTTGGATCTACATGGGCTAGGGATTGAAAATCTGTCAAACTCTATAGGGGGTCTCATTCATTTAAG ACTTTCAAAGTGCTATAGGCTGAGGAAGTTGCCCACAGATATCAAAAGGTTGATTAATCTTAGGTGCCTTGAGGTTGATGATTGTGATGCATTGGCTCACATGCCAACTGGAATGGGGAGATTGACTGCACTCCGTAAGCTTAATCAGTTTGTAGTTGGCAGTCCCACTGCTGCTTTTCATCTTGAACGATGTGCTCAGCTAAGGGATTTGAGTTCTCTCAACAATATTTCAGGAGATTTGCAGATTCTGCTTCAGGGAAAATGGAAAGCTGCTCTTTCAGAGGCCAAGGATGCAAAGTTGTATAAAAAGTTGCATATTACAAAGTTGGTATTAGATTTTTTTGAAGCAAACCGCATCTACCATGAACCATTGCTTGAAGGCCTCCAACCAAGTCCAAATGTTAAAATTCTTGCTATCACATATTATGCAGGTCAGAGTTTTCCAAGTTGGGCTAGATTGGATAAGCTTAATTCCTTCCTACCAAGTCTCGTGGAAATTAACATAAGCAATTGTAATAGAAGCCAGTGTCTCCCGTTTTTCAGCCAACTTCTCTGTCTCAAACGTTTACATATTACCTATGCACACAGTGTAGAGTACATGGAGAATACAGGGTTGTCTCTATCTGCATCACCCGTGCTGTTTTTCCCATCCCTTGAAGAATTAACACTTGATAGGATGGGTAATTTAAGGGGATGGTGGAAGCAAGCTGAAGGAATTCATGATTATGTTGATGTGACAGCAGCATCATATAATCATCAAGATAATCAAGTGTTGCCATGTTTCCCTCGACTTTGTAAGCTACACCTACAAAACTGTGCTAAGTTGAGAGAGATGCCTCTTTTTCCTCACGTTGAAGAACTGAAGTTGGTGAATGTTGATGAGAACTTGTCATTAAGGAAAGCAGTTGAGACTTTTACTACAGTGCCCTTGTCGTTGTTATCCTCGAGACTGAAAACTCTGGAGATAGACAACGTAGATCATTTCATATCTCTACCAAAGGAGCATCTTCAGAACCTCTCGTGTTTGGGGCTGTGGCAGTGTTCTAAGCTCGTGGATCTGTCCGGACTTGGAGAAGGATTGAGGAATCTACCTTCACTTAGAATTCTTACATTCTTTCACTGTGATCAGTTAACATCTCTATGTGGAGGTTTACAACATCTCACATCTCTTCAGGAATTGCTAATTCGAAAATGCAAGGAGCTGAACATGCTAGATGAAGAGGAAAAGGATGGCATGCCATGGAAAGCTCTAAAGGCCCTTCGTTGTCTGAGACTTCGATACATCCCAAAGATGGTTTCTCTTCCGTTTGGCCTTCAACATGTCACATCTCTTCGGTTCCTAGAGATTGTCGGTTGTGATGGTTTAACAACCCTCCCAGGTTGGATTAGCAGTTTCTCGTTGCTTCAATGGTTGAGCATCAGAGAATGTTCCAAATTAATGGAGTTGCCAGAAGGTTTCATACATCTTAGCAAGTTAAAGGAACTTGAGATTACTGCATGTCCAAGATTGACCAGAAGGTGCCGAAGGCCCCGTGGTGAGGATTGGCTCAAGATACAACACATTCCCTCTATTATAGTCCGGGAGAGTCACTGGGATAATGCTTAA
- the LOC110776331 gene encoding disease resistance protein RGA2 isoform X1, translated as MAEAVLFNIAQQLLNNMSSAAIEEVASAWGYKTQLVKLKNTINTIRDVLLDAEQKQPNSHAIRGWLQRLRVAVYDADDLFDEITSLTTQKDVCLFFSKINQLHFGSTIARKIKHIRENLDDIAKDGMTFGFRLRVDEEGAMGRKKREQSYSYVREEDIVGRDSDKVAILGMLLSCNVEEVVSVIPVVGIGGLGKTTLAQLVYNYEKVEDHFELRLWVCVSDVFDIKVIVEKILASTTYVKPGDLDMEQLQRQLRNCIGGKRYFLVLDDVWNEDREEWLKLRALLFCGGPGSKILVTTRSRQVASIMATGSCYDLRHLSEAESWFLFGKMAFEPGQESKDPKLVEVGKQIVRKCANVPLAIRTVGGLLYARDQKRWLAFKDNELAKITETENSIMPILKLSYDHLQSSLKHCFAYCALFPKDYELQKERLISLWIAGGFVVPSCERQSLEDAGEECFMDLIQRCFFQDLTKDTLGNIKSCRIHDLMHDLALLEAGRESIIFTSDTSNLNQNTHHLSSGFNLTSSWEIPSCLLELNRLRTFLLPEQAKFGTRIRKSVSDQLVSNFRRLRVLDLHGLGIENLSNSIGGLIHLRYLDISFKSHIKTLPNSISKLQNLQVLRLSKCYRLRKLPTDIKRLINLRCLEVDDCDALAHMPTGMGRLTALRKLNQFVVGSPTAAFHLERCAQLRDLSSLNNISGDLQILLQGKWKAALSEAKDAKLYKKLHITKLVLDFFEANRIYHEPLLEGLQPSPNVKILAITYYAGQSFPSWARLDKLNSFLPSLVEINISNCNRSQCLPFFSQLLCLKRLHITYAHSVEYMENTGLSLSASPVLFFPSLEELTLDRMGNLRGWWKQAEGIHDYVDVTAASYNHQDNQVLPCFPRLCKLHLQNCAKLREMPLFPHVEELKLVNVDENLSLRKAVETFTTVPLSLLSSRLKTLEIDNVDHFISLPKEHLQNLSCLGLWQCSKLVDLSGLGEGLRNLPSLRILTFFHCDQLTSLCGGLQHLTSLQELLIRKCKELNMLDEEEKDGMPWKALKALRCLRLRYIPKMVSLPFGLQHVTSLRFLEIVGCDGLTTLPGWISSFSLLQWLSIRECSKLMELPEGFIHLSKLKELEITACPRLTRRCRRPRGEDWLKIQHIPSIIVRESHWDNA; from the coding sequence ATGGCAGAAGCTGTATTATTCAACATTGCCCAACAGCTATTGAACAACATGAGTTCAGCAGCCATTGAAGAGGTTGCATCTGCTTGGGGCTACAAAACCCAGCTTGTGAAACTCAAGAATACAATAAACACCATCAGAGACGTGCTCTTAGATGCTGAACAAAAACAACCCAACAGCCATGCTATTCGAGGTTGGTTGCAGAGGCTTCGCGTCGCGGTGTATGATGCAGATGACCTGTTCGACGAAATTACCAGCTTAACTACCCAAAAAGATGTATGTCTCTTCTTCTCTAAAATCAACCAGCTTCATTTTGGTAGTACAATAGCTAGGAAAATTAAACACATTAGGGAAAATTTAGATGATATTGCAAAAGATGGTATGACTTTCGGGTTTAGGTTGCGTGTTGACGAGGAAGGAGCAATGGGTAGGAAAAAACGTGAGCAGAGTTATTCTTATGTACGGGAGGAGGATATTGTAGGAAGGGATAGTGATAAAGTTGCTATCTTGGGTATGTTGTTGAGTTGTAATGTTGAAGAGGTTGTTTCAGTTATTCCTGTAGTTGGGATTGGAGGACTTGGGAAGACTACTCTGGCTCAGTTGGTGTATAATTATGAGAAAGTCGAAGATCATTTCGAGCTTCGATTGTGGGTTTGTGTATCTGATGTTTTTGACATTAAAGTTATTGTGGAGAAGATTTTAGCTTCTACTACTTATGTGAAGCCTGGTGATTTAGATATGGAGCAACTGCAAAGGCAGCTTAGGAATTGCATTGGTGGGAAGAGGTATTTTCTTGTTCTGGATGATGTGTGGAATGAGGATCGCGAAGAATGGCTTAAGTTGAGAGCTTTATTGTTTTGTGGTGGACCGGGAAGTAAGATTTTGGTGACCACGCGATCCAGGCAGGTGGCTAGCATCATGGCGACAGGGTCATGTTATGATTTAAGGCATCTTTCAGAAGCTGAATCTTGGTTTCTTTTTGGTAAAATGGCATTTGAACCCGGTCAAGAGAGTAAAGATCCAAAGTTGGTCGAAGTAGGGAAGCAAATTGTAAGGAAGTGTGCCAATGTTCCACTTGCTATAAGAACTGTTGGGGGGCTTCTATATGCCAGAGATCAGAAAAGGTGGTTAGCTTTCAAGGATAATGAATTAGCAAAAATAACAGAAACTGAAAATAGCATCATGCCTATTTTAAAGCTTAGTTATGATCATCTTCAATCATCACTTAAGCATTGCTTTGCTTATTGTGCTTTGTTCCCCAAGGACTATGAATTACAGAAGGAGAGACTGATTAGTCTCTGGATTGCTGGAGGTTTTGTTGTACCGTCGTGTGAAAGACAGAGTCTGGAAGATGCTGGCGAGGAGTGTTTCATGGATTTGATACAAAGATGCTtttttcaagatttaacaaaagATACACTAGGAAATATCAAGAGTTGCAGAATTCATGACTTGATGCATGATTTAGCCCTTCTAGAGGCGGGCAGAGAGAGCATAATCTTCACCTCTGATACAAGTAATTTGAATCAAAATACTCATCATTTATCTTCAGGGTTTAATTTGACATCATCATGGGAAATTCCAAGTTGTTTGCTAGAATTGAACCGTTTACGTACTTTTCTTTTGCCAGAGCAAGCAAAATTTGGGACAAGAATTAGGAAGTCAGTGTCTGATCAATTAGTTTCAAACTTTAGACGCTTGCGAGTGTTGGATCTACATGGGCTAGGGATTGAAAATCTGTCAAACTCTATAGGGGGTCTCATTCATTTAAGGTACCTAGATATATCCTTCAAGTCACACATCAAAACACTTCCAAATTCTATTAGTAAGTTGCAAAACTTGCAGGTATTAAGACTTTCAAAGTGCTATAGGCTGAGGAAGTTGCCCACAGATATCAAAAGGTTGATTAATCTTAGGTGCCTTGAGGTTGATGATTGTGATGCATTGGCTCACATGCCAACTGGAATGGGGAGATTGACTGCACTCCGTAAGCTTAATCAGTTTGTAGTTGGCAGTCCCACTGCTGCTTTTCATCTTGAACGATGTGCTCAGCTAAGGGATTTGAGTTCTCTCAACAATATTTCAGGAGATTTGCAGATTCTGCTTCAGGGAAAATGGAAAGCTGCTCTTTCAGAGGCCAAGGATGCAAAGTTGTATAAAAAGTTGCATATTACAAAGTTGGTATTAGATTTTTTTGAAGCAAACCGCATCTACCATGAACCATTGCTTGAAGGCCTCCAACCAAGTCCAAATGTTAAAATTCTTGCTATCACATATTATGCAGGTCAGAGTTTTCCAAGTTGGGCTAGATTGGATAAGCTTAATTCCTTCCTACCAAGTCTCGTGGAAATTAACATAAGCAATTGTAATAGAAGCCAGTGTCTCCCGTTTTTCAGCCAACTTCTCTGTCTCAAACGTTTACATATTACCTATGCACACAGTGTAGAGTACATGGAGAATACAGGGTTGTCTCTATCTGCATCACCCGTGCTGTTTTTCCCATCCCTTGAAGAATTAACACTTGATAGGATGGGTAATTTAAGGGGATGGTGGAAGCAAGCTGAAGGAATTCATGATTATGTTGATGTGACAGCAGCATCATATAATCATCAAGATAATCAAGTGTTGCCATGTTTCCCTCGACTTTGTAAGCTACACCTACAAAACTGTGCTAAGTTGAGAGAGATGCCTCTTTTTCCTCACGTTGAAGAACTGAAGTTGGTGAATGTTGATGAGAACTTGTCATTAAGGAAAGCAGTTGAGACTTTTACTACAGTGCCCTTGTCGTTGTTATCCTCGAGACTGAAAACTCTGGAGATAGACAACGTAGATCATTTCATATCTCTACCAAAGGAGCATCTTCAGAACCTCTCGTGTTTGGGGCTGTGGCAGTGTTCTAAGCTCGTGGATCTGTCCGGACTTGGAGAAGGATTGAGGAATCTACCTTCACTTAGAATTCTTACATTCTTTCACTGTGATCAGTTAACATCTCTATGTGGAGGTTTACAACATCTCACATCTCTTCAGGAATTGCTAATTCGAAAATGCAAGGAGCTGAACATGCTAGATGAAGAGGAAAAGGATGGCATGCCATGGAAAGCTCTAAAGGCCCTTCGTTGTCTGAGACTTCGATACATCCCAAAGATGGTTTCTCTTCCGTTTGGCCTTCAACATGTCACATCTCTTCGGTTCCTAGAGATTGTCGGTTGTGATGGTTTAACAACCCTCCCAGGTTGGATTAGCAGTTTCTCGTTGCTTCAATGGTTGAGCATCAGAGAATGTTCCAAATTAATGGAGTTGCCAGAAGGTTTCATACATCTTAGCAAGTTAAAGGAACTTGAGATTACTGCATGTCCAAGATTGACCAGAAGGTGCCGAAGGCCCCGTGGTGAGGATTGGCTCAAGATACAACACATTCCCTCTATTATAGTCCGGGAGAGTCACTGGGATAATGCTTAA